In the Portunus trituberculatus isolate SZX2019 chromosome 21, ASM1759143v1, whole genome shotgun sequence genome, one interval contains:
- the LOC123506996 gene encoding leucine-rich repeat extensin-like protein 5 has translation MRLFVLDQVTPDPTLLTFADYDYYDYYDGLGSYFDSNKIPGEVPGGAKASPTTDSAEEAFPNLPDYQGDFDNFPFHLGPAAASPLSPTLPPSLGSTQAVPLGAPGFTFPKLPNLKSSTGFVNVSAFDNLDSSSFGKKEEFPSRLQNHYAFSPPPSLVTFASDKETTPLKTNTVSSFLSTYQGHPSTPTLKDTSRSTPQEKRTRVSILTSSTQNRPVSTLPSSTATLSHPTHSPNKPPLSTQASTRNTRPSHASTSSHSTSTSFTSSSTSLKSQHYTTKLSSTLHTSVPTSTSHRPTRPVFHSLTPFPHPQKSTLAIPTPTRHPNHRSEHHQPEVITAPSLPPLPGQASLQVQQHFHTPPPRRDPPLPWTTHSPPSTSLSDTFAQNFGFDPESVVYESDFQPVKKHPPGPVLAFEVSPSSSRPLNGPLPPHPPRFHHQVPQGPRTATNLGFTNRQVKIDGAEESDEEVEVKAPAGGAPNPIYHHTVAFSESHAPLPLPIPMAPVLPLLGGAASNMPLKPARSSKTPRHRPRTRPRPRPRPQHRPNMGLAGPIGSVSRLGRPQPPPRRLVASLIPLPEDHAVLAPQLVGPSVLQPVFPAPPPPPGRMGDLLPAASSPIYTSDGRPLPPDSIPGPPQLSTPPHQTSDSITGRPQVGPYRGEPPPPVPANVPHLAQFSKQSRPTSQRTAVPMPPLLGTTSQPAEYSPAGSAPRPVVIAAPKDKLTGTFGVTSSVPSPAPPPGTKKTHLTILKDVWAILTQDHPRDDAHPAHAHHHQHHHHQPHLYTNQHLDGFEGEPRRRRDEGD, from the coding sequence ATGAGACTGTTTGTCCTAGACCAGGTGACACCAGACCCCACTCTCCTGACCTTTGCAGACTAtgactactatgactactatgaTGGACTTGGCTCATATTTCGACTCCAACAAGATCCCTGGGGAGGTGCCAGGGGGTGCCAAGGCTTCCCCAACCACAGATTCAGCTGAGGAAGCATTCCCCAACTTGCCAGATTATCAAGGTGATTTTGATAATTTCCCATTCCATCTGGGACCTGCTGCTGCAAGTCCGCTCTCCCCAACATTGCCCCCGAGCCTCGGGTCAACACAGGCAGTTCCTCTTGGGGCTCCAGGATTCACGTTCCCCAAACTTCCAAACCTAAAGAGCTCCACTGGGTTTGTAAATGTTTCAGCTTTTGACAACTTAGATAGTAGCAGTTTCGGTAAGAAAGAGGAGTTTCCCTCGCGTCTCCAAAATCATTAtgcattttctcctccaccctcccttgtTACTTTTGCCTCTGATAAAGAAACCACTCCTCTAAAGACCAACACCGTGTCTTCCTTCCTATCCACATACCAAGGCCATCCCTCCACTCCCACTCTGAAGGACACATCGAGAAGTACACCACAGGAAAAAAGGACTCGTGTCTCTATCTTGACATCATCCACTCAAAATCGTCCTGTCTCCACTCTCCCATCATCCACAGCAACACTTAGTCACCCTACACATTCACCTAATAAGCCTCCACTCTCCACTCAAGCCTCTACTAGGAACACTCGTCCATCACATGCGTCTACATCCTCACATTCAACAAGtacctctttcacttcctcaagTACCTCACTTAAATCACAGCACTACACAACAAAGCTCTCCTCCACACTACACACATCAGTCCCAACTAGTACTTCCCATAGACCCACCAGACCGGTGTTccattccctcactcctttcccACACCCCCAAAAGTCCACCTTAGCAATTCCTACACCAACAAGACACCCAAACCATCGGTCTGAACATCATCAACCTGAGGTCATAACAGCCCCCTCACTTCCACCTCTCCCTGGCCAGGCCTCCCTACAGGTACAGCAACActtccacacaccacctccaagAAGGGACCCCCCACTGCCCTGGACCACACACTCCCCACCATCCACCAGCCTGTCTGACACCTTTGCACAAAACTTTGGCTTTGATCCTGAGTCTGTGGTGTACGAGTCTGATTTCCAACCTGTCAAGAAACATCCGCCAGGCCCTGTGCTGGCCTTCGAAGTGTCCCCCTCTAGCTCAAGGCCTCTCAATGGGCCACTGCCCCCTCACCCCCCACGCTTCCACCACCAAGTGCCACAGGGACCCAGAACTGCAACCAACTTAGGGTTCACAAATAGACAGGTTAAAATTGATGGTGCAGAGGAGTCAGATGAGGAAGTTGAAGTCAAGGCTCCTGCAGGTGGTGCCCCCAATCCAATTTACCACCATACAGTAGCCTTCAGCGAGAGCCATGCGCCCCTGCCACTGCCCATCCCCATGGCCCCTGTGCTGCCGCTGCTGGGTGGTGCTGCCTCTAACATGCCGCTAAAACCTGCCAGATCTTCTAAAACACCCCGTCACAGGCCCCGCACCCGGCCACGACCCAGGCCCCGCCCCCAGCACCGCCCCAACATGGGACTGGCTGGCCCTATAGGGAGTGTGAGTCGTCTGGGGCGGCCCCAGCCCCCTCCGCGGCGGCTGGTGGCGTCCTTGATCCCACTCCCTGAGGACCATGCTGTGCTTGCTCCTCAGTTAGTGGGTCCTTCAGTGCTCCAGCCTGTGTTCcctgcccctccccctcccccaggCCGAATGGGGGATCTGCTGCCTGCTGCGTCCTCTCCGATCTACACATCAGATGGCCGCCCCCTTCCACCTGACTCCATCCCAGGCCCCCCTCAGCTGTccactcctccacaccaaacCTCAGACTCCATCACCGGCCGCCCACAGGTGGGGCCTTACCGTGGGGAGCCGCCACCACCTGTGCCAGCCAATGTCCCCCACCTGGCACAGTTCTCCAAGCAGAGCCGCCCCACCAGCCAGCGCACTGCTGTACCCATGCCACCTCTGCTGGGCACAACCTCCCAGCCTGCTGAGTACAGTCCAGCAGGCAGTGCACCCAGGCCTGTGGTTATAGCTGCTCCCAAGGACAAATTGACTGGCACTTTTGGTGTAACCTCTTCTGTGCCCAGTCCTGCCCCACCACCAGGCACTAAGAAGACTCATCTCACCATTCTGAAGGATGTGTGGGCCATTCTCACCCAGGATCACCCAAGGGATGATGCCCATCCAGcccatgcccaccaccaccaacaccaccaccaccaaccccaccTCTACACTAACCAGCACCTGGACGGCTTTGAGGGGGAGCCACGCCGCAGAAGAGATGAGGGGGACTGA